A genomic stretch from Myxococcales bacterium includes:
- a CDS encoding B12-binding domain-containing radical SAM protein, producing MADFVLVNPPLSPEARYGKLAPVGNRLPNLGLAYLAAFLRAQGVDVAILDAAALGLDTTAAAARVAAQAPLVCGLTATTLGIRAAAELAAKIKQLSPDCVTVLGGPHVSSRPEETIESYRSIDYGVVGEGEATAWEIFREVERGGSPALVKGVVYRDGGMVRFAKRRPLFAHLDDLPQPAWDLLPPLAPTYGPSPQSTFRLPSTILFTSRGCPYKCAFCDRGVFGQKLRMHGAAYVWEMMELLYRQHSIVDFAFHDESLFIDEGRLVELCRAIQRSGLPLSFSCQARVDQIISPFALRELAKAGCWQVSFGLESGSDDMLRRLGKGTTVEQAREALRKVRAEGISTKAFIMLGAPGETADTLRATRDFVLGEPLDDVMIGFFAPFPGAELTNEIERHGRKIGGYQAMSEHQVSFVPTGLEASELEKFRRRLYRSFYLRRAVFRHYRRRLREPSSRRLLLRAAWQFLRHYAFSG from the coding sequence GTGGCGGACTTCGTTCTGGTCAATCCGCCGTTGAGCCCGGAAGCCCGGTACGGCAAGTTGGCGCCGGTCGGCAATCGGCTGCCCAATCTGGGGCTGGCCTATCTGGCCGCGTTTCTGCGGGCGCAGGGCGTGGACGTCGCCATCCTCGACGCCGCCGCCCTCGGCCTGGACACCACCGCCGCCGCCGCGCGCGTCGCCGCCCAGGCACCGCTCGTCTGCGGCCTCACCGCCACGACCCTGGGCATTCGCGCCGCCGCCGAACTGGCGGCGAAGATCAAGCAGTTGTCGCCGGATTGCGTCACGGTGCTCGGCGGCCCGCACGTTTCCAGCCGGCCCGAGGAAACCATCGAATCGTACCGCTCGATCGACTACGGCGTGGTCGGCGAGGGCGAGGCCACGGCCTGGGAAATCTTCCGGGAAGTCGAGCGCGGCGGCAGCCCGGCCCTGGTGAAGGGCGTGGTGTACCGCGACGGCGGCATGGTGCGTTTCGCCAAGCGCCGGCCGTTGTTCGCGCATCTCGACGACTTGCCGCAACCGGCGTGGGATCTGCTGCCGCCCCTCGCGCCGACCTACGGGCCCAGCCCGCAATCGACCTTCCGGCTGCCGAGCACGATCCTGTTTACCTCGCGCGGCTGCCCGTACAAATGCGCGTTTTGCGACCGCGGCGTTTTCGGGCAGAAGCTGCGGATGCACGGCGCGGCCTACGTGTGGGAAATGATGGAGCTGCTCTACCGGCAGCATTCGATCGTCGATTTCGCCTTCCACGACGAGAGCCTGTTCATCGACGAGGGGCGGCTGGTCGAGCTCTGCCGCGCCATTCAGCGCAGCGGCCTGCCGCTGTCGTTTTCCTGCCAGGCGCGCGTCGACCAGATCATCTCGCCGTTCGCCCTGCGCGAACTGGCCAAGGCCGGCTGCTGGCAGGTGTCGTTCGGCCTCGAATCGGGCAGCGACGACATGCTGCGGCGCCTGGGCAAGGGGACGACGGTCGAGCAGGCCCGCGAGGCGTTGCGCAAGGTGCGCGCGGAAGGCATCTCCACCAAGGCGTTCATCATGTTGGGCGCGCCCGGCGAGACGGCGGACACCCTGCGGGCGACCCGCGATTTCGTCCTGGGCGAGCCGCTCGATGACGTGATGATCGGCTTCTTCGCGCCGTTCCCCGGCGCCGAACTGACGAACGAGATCGAACGGCACGGCCGGAAAATCGGCGGCTATCAGGCGATGAGCGAGCACCAGGTGTCGTTCGTGCCGACGGGCCTGGAAGCGTCCGAACTCGAAAAGTTCCGCCGCCGCCTCTACCGGAGCTTCTACCTGCGCCGGGCCGTTTTCCGCCATTACCGCCGCCGCCTCCGCGAACCCAGCAGCCGCCGCCTGCTCCTGCGCGCCGCCTGGCAATTCCTGCGCCATTACGCGTTCAGCGGCTGA